Proteins encoded together in one Mycobacterium simiae window:
- a CDS encoding TetR/AcrR family transcriptional regulator, whose product MPTARRRLSPEDRRAELLALGAEVFGKRPYDEVRIDEIAERAGVSRALMYHYFPDKRSFFAAVVKDEADRLYEATNKQPVAGLTMFEEARMGVLAYMAYHEQNPEAAWAAYVGMGRSDPDLLGVEDDAKNRQLELIMTRIHEVVAKVPGAKIEPDVERHLRVILNGWIAFTFELCRQRIMDPTVSAERLADACAHTLLDAITRVPEIPPELAHAMATARHQPQ is encoded by the coding sequence ATGCCAACGGCTAGGAGGCGGTTGTCCCCCGAGGATCGACGCGCCGAACTGCTCGCTCTGGGTGCGGAGGTCTTTGGGAAGCGGCCTTACGACGAAGTCCGCATCGACGAGATCGCCGAGCGAGCCGGTGTTTCCCGTGCCCTGATGTACCACTATTTCCCCGACAAGCGGTCCTTCTTCGCCGCAGTCGTCAAGGACGAGGCCGACCGGCTGTACGAGGCCACCAACAAGCAGCCCGTCGCCGGACTGACCATGTTCGAAGAGGCGCGGATGGGCGTGCTGGCCTACATGGCCTACCACGAGCAGAATCCGGAGGCCGCCTGGGCGGCATACGTCGGCATGGGCCGCTCCGACCCCGACCTGCTGGGCGTCGAAGACGATGCCAAGAACCGTCAGTTGGAACTCATCATGACGCGCATCCACGAGGTCGTCGCCAAGGTTCCCGGGGCCAAGATCGAGCCGGACGTCGAGCGGCACCTGCGCGTCATCCTCAACGGCTGGATCGCGTTCACGTTCGAACTGTGCCGCCAGCGCATCATGGACCCAACGGTGAGCGCCGAGCGACTGGCCGATGCGTGCGCGCATACGCTGCTCGACGCGATCACCCGGGTACCCGAAATTCCGCCGGAACTCGCGCACGCGATGGCGACCGCTCGGCATCAACCGCAATAG